The Alnus glutinosa chromosome 7, dhAlnGlut1.1, whole genome shotgun sequence genome includes a region encoding these proteins:
- the LOC133872340 gene encoding amino acid transporter ANT1, with amino-acid sequence MEQQRKGVSVPLLESSSTGAASTAQTLGNIIVSVVGTGVLGLPFAFRVAGWLAGLLGVFIAAVSSYYCMLLLVQCRKKLESEGESMEMKTYADLGYKCLGRTGGYLSEFLILISQCGGSVAYLVFIAQNLSSIFKGHGLTLASYIFLLVPLEIGLSWIGSLSALSPFSIFANICNVLAMAIVVKEDVQQVVGSEFSFRDRTAITSIGALPFAGGMAVFCFEGFGMTLALEASMKDKCSFPKLLAKAFTGITLVYILFGFFGYMAFGEQTKDIITLNLPHNWWTMAVQIGLCLGIIFTFPIMVHPINEIVEANLEKGKWIQKLHHRSDYSTRRIEKFAIYLSRALLVVSLAVLASCVPGFGMFASLVGSTVCALISYVLPASFHLILFGSSLHFWQRALDFCILSCGLLFAAYGTYNSIVGI; translated from the exons ATGGAGCAGCAAAGAAAAGGCGTTTCGGTTCCTTTGCTTGAATCTTCTTCGACAGGAGCAGCCTCCACGGCTCAAACGCTAGGAAATATAATAGTTTCCGTTGTTGGGACCGGCGTGTTGGGGCTCCCTTTCGCTTTCAGAGTTGCCGGTTGGCTTGCCGGGTTGCTTGGCGTTTTCATTGCTGCTGTCTCCAGCTACTACTGCATGCTTCTCCTT GTTCAATGCAGGAAAAAGTTGGAATCAGAAGGAGAATCAATGGAAATGAAAACCTACGCCGACTTGGGTTACAAATGTTTGGGAAGAACAGGTGGTTATCTATCAGAATTCCTTATTTTGATTTCCCAATGTGGAGGTTCAGTGGCATATCTAGTATTCATTGCACAAAACCTTTCATCAATATTCAAAGGCCATGGCCTCACCTTGGCGTCTTACATATTTTTGTTAGTGCCACTTGAAATTGGCTTGTCATGGATAGGCAGTCTATCAGCTCTATCACCTTTTAGCATCTTTGCCAATATTTGCAATGTGTTGGCAATGGCAATTGTGGTGAAGGAGGATGTACAGCAAGTGGTAGGAAGCGAATTTTCGTTTAGAGATAGGACGGCAATCACATCCATAGGAGCATTACCATTCGCCGGAGGGATGGCGGTTTTTTGCTTTGAGGGGTTTGGGATGACATTGGCCTTGGAAGCCTCGATGAAGGACAAATGCTCATTCCCTAAGCTGCTGGCCAAGGCCTTCACAGGGATAACCCTtgtgtatattttgtttggattttttggTTACATGGCATTCGGTGAACAGACTAAAGATATTATCACTCTTAATCTGCCCCATAATTGGTGGACTATGGCAGTTCAG ATTGGCCTATGCTTGGGAATAATCTTCACATTTCCAATCATGGTACATCCAATTAATGAGATTGTGGAAGCAAATTTGGAAAAGGGAAAATGGATTCAGAAGCTCCACCACAGAAGTGATTATTCAACAAGAAGAATAGAAAAGTTTGCAATATATTTGAGCCGTGCACTTTTGGTAGTCAGCTTGGCGGTCTTGGCCTCATGCGTGCCAGGGTTCGGTATGTTCGCCTCGCTCGTGGGAAGTACTGTATGTGCACTGATCTCATATGTTTTGCCAGCCTCATTTCACCTAATATTATTTGGTTCTTCTCTTCATTTCTGGCAAAGAGCCTTGGATTTTTGCATCTTGTCATGTGGACTGCTTTTTGCCGCTTATGGTACTTATAACAGTATAGTTGGGATTTGA